In Mixophyes fleayi isolate aMixFle1 chromosome 4, aMixFle1.hap1, whole genome shotgun sequence, the following proteins share a genomic window:
- the LOC142150180 gene encoding neuropeptide Y receptor type 2-like, whose translation MGTLKESNMTEDLGLRGWLLKSTVTPIHYFHGSSIMMDSTNILGVQVVLIAAYSLIILLGLVGNSLVIYIIVKYKNMKTVTNFFIANLAVADLMVDSLCLPFTLVYTLLDEWKFGLVLCHLFPYAQAMSVNVSTLTLIVIALDRYWCIVFHLSSRISKKFSIIIITVTWLAASIFAIPLAIFREYRYEDLPTFKLKIAVCAEKWPSNNSRDAAIYSVSMLLLQYVLPLVVICYAYIRIWLKLKNHISPTPRSETQQRRKNTTKMLVMMVVVFAVFWLPFHVFQLAIDLDWVLLFQEYKLLYTIFHVIAMCSTFANPLLYGWMNKNYRNGFLMFFGCNNKLQSQQDGSLRGHSYTFRATTYHGSFRHVGENGQPPTHV comes from the coding sequence ATGGGGACATTAAAGGAAAGCAACATGACTGAAGACCTTGGCTTGAGGGGATGGCTATTGAAGAGCACAGTTACCCCTATCCACTATTTCCATGGTTCCAGTATCATGATGGACAGCACCAATATCCTTGGGGTTCAGGTGGTCCTCATCGCAGCATACTCTTTAATCATCCTCTTGGGACTTGTTGGCAACTCCTTGGTCATCTACATAattgtaaaatacaaaaacatgaaGACCGTAACAAACTTTTTCATAGCCAATTTAGCTGTGGCAGATCTTATGGTGGACAGTCTCTGCCTGCCGTTCACCCTGGTTTACACATTGCTAGATGAGTGGAAATTTGGGCTAGTACTTTGCCATCTGTTTCCTTACGCACAAGCTATGAGTGTCAATGTATCCACTCTCACCTTAATCGTCATTGCTTTGGACAGATACTGGTGCATCGTTTTTCACCTAAGCAGCCGGATCTCTAAGAAGTTTAGTATAATAATTATCACTGTCACGTGGCTGGCAGCTTCCATATTTGCTATTCCACTTGCTATTTTTAGAGAGTACAGGTATGAGGACTTACCAACTTTCAAACTCAAGATAGCCGTTTGTGCCGAAAAGTGGCCCTCAAATAATAGCAGGGATGCAGCCATATACAGTGTGTCAATGCTTCTTCTGCAGTACGTCCTGCCCCTTGTTGTCATCTGTTATGCCTATATCAGGATATGGTTGAAGCTAAAGAATCACATAAGTCCAACACCCAGAAGTGAGACCCAACAACGCAGAAAAAACACGACCAAGATGCTGGTGATGATGGTTGTGGTGTTTGCCGTTTTCTGGCTTCCCTTCCATGTCTTTCAACTGGCCATTGACCTGGATTGGGTTCTCCTATTCCAAGAGTACAAACTTCTCTATACCATCTTTCATGTCATCGCTATGTGCTCCACCTTTGCCAATCCTCTCCTCTATGGCTGGATGAATAAGAACTACAGGAATGGATTTCTCATGTTTTTTGGCTGTAACAACAAACTGCAAAGTCAACAAGATGGGTCTCTTCGGGGCCACTCCTATACTTTCCGTGCCACCACATATCATGGAAGTTTTCGGCATGTTGGAGAAAATGGACAGCCCCCGACACATGTCTAA